The window TGCGCTATCGTAACGGGCAGCTGGCAAGGGCGTGTGGGATCGTCACCGTGAGGCAACGACCCGGGACCGCGAAGGGGGTGATGTTTATGACCCTCGAGGACGAAACAGGCGTGATCAATATCATCGTCTGGGAGTCGGTACTGGAAAAGTTTCGGCGCGAAGCATTGGGCTCGTCGCTGCTCGCCGTGTACGGCGTGTGGCAACGAGAAGGCGAGGTTCGTCACCTGGTTGCTCGTCGGCTCGTTGATGTCACTCGCCTGCTGGGTGACTTGCCCACAGTCGGACGGAACTTCCGCTGATCCATAACGAACGCATCGGAGGCGCAACATGAACATTCGTGTAGGCACGGCGTCGTGGACGGACCCGACACTGATCGCCAGCAAGCGCTTTTATCCGCCGGGCTGCACGAGCGCGGAGGCGCGCCTGCGCTTCTATGCGACCCAGTTTCCGATTGTCGAGGTCGACTCCAGCTACTACGCGATGCCGAGCGGACAAAACTCCGTGTTGTGGGCTCAGCGTACGCCCTCCGACTTTGTGTTCAACATCAAGGCGTTTCGGCTATTTACGGGACATCAGACCGAACGCGCGAAGCTGCCAAAAGACATTCAGGCTGCGCTACCGCCCAGCGACAAGAAGAACCTGTACTACAAAGACACGCCGGACGAGGTTGTCGAAGAACTATGGCGTCGATATCGGGAAGCGATCGAGCCGCTACACGAGGCGGGAAAGCTCGGCGCCGTGCATTTTCAGTTCGCACCTTGGATCGTGAACAATCCCGACGGCCGTGCTCATGTGGAGCGCTGTGCCGACGCGATGGCAGGCTTTACGCTGGCCACGGAGTTTCGGCATCGCTCGTGGTTCACGGAAAAATCTACGGCGTCGACGCTCGCGTTAGAGCGCGAGCATGGCTTAATCAACGTGATCGTCGACGAGCCGCAGGGGCCGACAAACAGCATTCCCGCGGTGTGGGAAGTCACGAACGAGGCGCTCGCTGTGATTCGTCTGCACGGGCGAAATCACGCGACCTGGAACGTGAAAGATGCGAAATCAGCGAGCGACCGGTTCAATTACGATTACGGTGACGACGAACTTGGCGAGCTGGCCGAGAGGATTCGCGCGATCGCCGCGCACGTTGCGCGAACGCACGTGATTTTCAACAACAACTATGAGGACCAGGGACAACGCAACGCGCGCACGCTGATTGGGCTCCTCGGTGGTTCGGTTGTAAAGACGACGTGATGAGTGATCGGCCGCGGCGGATTGCCCACCTCGATATGGACGCGTTTTACGCATCCGTCGAGTTGTTGCGCTATCCCGAGCTGCGCGGACAGCCTATCGTGATCGGCGGCGGCCGCAACGCGATGCCGGAGACCTTGCCTGACGGGACGCGCCGGTTTGCGCGACTTCGCGACTATGTCGGCCGCGGTGTCGTCACAACCTCCACCTATGAAGCACGCGCGCTTGGCGTTTTCTCCGCGATGGGCATGATGAAGGCCGCGCAACTCGCGCCGGACGCCATCCTGCTACCCACAGACTTCGATTCCTACCGACACTATTCCCGGCTGTTCAAGGACGCGGTGCGCACGTTCACAGACCAGATCGAGGACCGCGGCATCGACGAGATCTACATCGATCTCACAGACGTCGGTGGCGAATCCCGCGAGATTGGCAGCCAGATCAAGGCGGCAGTGCGGGCGGCGACAGGACTTACCTGCTCCATCGCGGTCGCGCCGAACAAGTTGCTGGCGAAGATCGGGTCCGAACTCGACAAACCAGACGGACTGACGATTCTGACGATGGACGACCTGGCATCACGTATCTGGCCACTGGCCGCGAAAAAGGTGAACGGCATCGGGCCACGGGCCACGGGCCAGCGAGCGCTTGGCCGGCATCGGCATCCACACGGTCGGTGAGCTCGCAGCGGCGGACCTGGGACTGTTGCAGGAGCACTTCGGGCGCACGTACGCAGCGTGGCTAACAAGGATTGCCAGAGGCCTCGACGAGCGCACAGTCGTGGTCTCGTCCGAGCCGAAGTCGATGAGCCGCGAAACCACCTTCGAGCGCGACATGCATGTGCGCACGGACCGCGCTATCCTCACGCCAACACTGACGTCGCTTTGCGAGCGCGTCGCGGGTG is drawn from Trinickia violacea and contains these coding sequences:
- a CDS encoding DUF72 domain-containing protein, with amino-acid sequence MNIRVGTASWTDPTLIASKRFYPPGCTSAEARLRFYATQFPIVEVDSSYYAMPSGQNSVLWAQRTPSDFVFNIKAFRLFTGHQTERAKLPKDIQAALPPSDKKNLYYKDTPDEVVEELWRRYREAIEPLHEAGKLGAVHFQFAPWIVNNPDGRAHVERCADAMAGFTLATEFRHRSWFTEKSTASTLALEREHGLINVIVDEPQGPTNSIPAVWEVTNEALAVIRLHGRNHATWNVKDAKSASDRFNYDYGDDELGELAERIRAIAAHVARTHVIFNNNYEDQGQRNARTLIGLLGGSVVKTT